The Gossypium arboreum isolate Shixiya-1 chromosome 2, ASM2569848v2, whole genome shotgun sequence region TGAAGGGTCAGTTTCCACTAGGCATTGTGAAGTGCAAGAGATTAATGAGATTAGACCTTTCAAATAACCAGCTTTCAGGACCCATtccatcaaatatttcaaaactCTTCCGTTTTGGAACTGCAATTGATATCTCCTCCAATAGATTCTCTGGTAACATACCAAAAAGAATAGCAAATTGCACTTTTCTAAATTCACTGAATCTCTCAAACAATCAACTAACCGGCTTTATTCCGCCGGAGCTTATTTTGCTACACCGGATGAAGAATTTCAGTGTTGCTAACAATCAATTATATGGTCCGGTGCCACTATTCAATCTCAGTTTAAGTAAGGATTCCTTTGTGGGTAATCCAGGACTATGTGGTAACCCTTTAGAGCCTTGCATTGATCATAAAAACAGTCCCTTCAagaatggttttataataggcTACAGTGTTTCTGTAGTTTCTGTTATAACCATTTTTATGTTCTACTTTGTCCCCTGCATGCATAGGAATGAGAGGAACAAACTGCTCCGCCACTTCATATTGAACCTGATATGGAATAGGACTAGAAAGGTTAACATGACACAAAATTCCCATCAAACAAGCCAAATGGTACTTCCAGATATCCTACATGAAACCAGCAGAGAGGTACTCTATCTAGTTCTCTCCctttgtttttaagttacttgTTCTTCAAGTATTCATCCCAGTTTGGTGTTTATCACAGACTTCTATGTTGGTGGAACTGGTTTCAAGAATGAGTTACAGTGATCTCTATGAAGTAACAAACGAGTTCAGTGGAGAAAACATCATAGGACATGGACAAATGGGGACAACATACAAGGCAACATCATCCAGCGGTTGTCTTCTAGCAATCAAGAGGCTATTCGACACCCAAAAATTCGATGAACATTTCATAACAGAACTGAAAACTCTAGGAAGATTAAGACACGACAACCTAGTCCCACTCTTAGGATTTTGTATAGAATCTAAAGAAAAGCTTCTGGTTTACAAATACATGTCCAACGGCAACCTTTATGATTTGTTACATCCTTTAGAAAAAAGAAGAACCATTGGTTGGCCATTGAGACTAAAAATTGCATATGGTGTAGCAAAGGGTCTGGTTTGGCTTCATCAAAACTGCAATTACAAGGTGATTCATCTCGACATATGTTCGAGATGTATCTTACTTGACCAGAATTTTGAACCCAAGATATCGAATTTCAGTGAAGCGATGCTAATGAAATCGAATAATCGATATTGGAGCAGTAGTTTCGACATGGATAGTGAGTTTTGGGAGTCGAGTTTCGTCAAGGAAGATGTTTATAGGTTTGGGATACTGGTTCTTGAATTGATTAGTAGAAAAGAACCGAGTGAACTCACTGATTTAGCAAGATCTGGAGATGAAAGTATTGGTAAATGGGTGGTTGATGATGTCAAGAGTTCTGGTTTTGTTGATGGAGGTTTGGTTGGGCATGGATTTGATGTTGAAATCTTTGAGATTCTGAGAGTTGCATGGAACTGTGTTCAGCCTAATCCTGATGAAAGGCCAGCAATGCTTCAAGTCCACAAAATAATGAATGGTTTTAGCAAGAAATATGCCTATCCCCTCTAGTTTCTTTCGTTCTTAATCAGTTGAGAGCTTTAATCACCGCTTCAACATAGTCTTTACATTTAAAGTTGGATAGCTATTTTAGGACATAATACGTTTTTTTTAATCAATGGCACGGATAACAACCAAGGAGTTGGTAGGTGCCTCAATCCctcttaaaataataaatttatgttttaaccttttaaaattagtACATTTAACCTcccataaaatttaaatttaataaattttaagctATTAACATGGAAAAATTGCATTCAACTGTCATAAAACTATACAATAAAAAAAATTCTCTAGCTTTGCTTTTGATCGGGAGAAGAAGTTTACTGCCACTACTTCCAATCACTTGATGGTTACTTGAAAGCACGATCGTTGGATCCAGACTGGTTTGGCCAGTACATTAGTCTAGAGAATGAAGTTGAATTGTGAACGGGTATATGTCGATTGAATCGGgttaaaaatctaatttaatCAATAATTGAATCGATTCaactgaatttttttattttataataatttataataatttatttaattaaatcgaATCAACTAATTAAAACAAATATCAATAATCTAACCAATCCAACCACTAacctatttgtaaaaatattaCTTAAAAATAATTTCACATCCACAGCGCCCAATAGTTTGGGCCTAACTTTACCCATATTTTTATAGCTGCTTGCGCATATAAGCCCAATCTATCCCAATTATGACCCAAATTTCCCAATATAGAACATAATTTCTGGTCGCCGTAAATTCCTTCCTTTTTCTCAACAGCGTAAGCTTGAACAATGCGACTACCAATTTCCCAGAAACCACCCTATTTTCCATGACCAACTTCCCCCAAAACCTCTCACCAAAGCGGCTTCTCAAGCTTCTCAAATCAGAAACAAACCCTTACTCTGCATTGGCTCTCTTCGACTCAGCAACTCACCATCCGGGTTACACCCACTCACCCGACGTTTTCCACCACATCCTCCGTAGACTGATCGATTACCGTCTCGTTTCCCACGTCACTAGGATCGTTCAACTCATTGAAAGCCAGAAATGTAACTGCCCAGAAGATGTTGCTTTGACGGTAATCAAAGCTTATGCTAAAAACTCAATGCCTGATAAAGCATTAGATTCCTTCCAAAGAATGAAACAGGTTTTCGGGTGTGAACCTGGTATTCGGTCTTACAACACTTTGCTCAACGCTTTTGTTGAGTCGCATCGTTGGGATGAAGCTGAGTCGTTTTTTAAGTATTTTGAAACGGTGGGTATGGAGCCGAATTTGCAAACCTATAATATTTTGATTAAGGTTGCTTGTAAAAAGAAGCAGTTTAAGCACGCGAAGGAGATATTGGATTGTATGTGGAAAACGGGTTTTCAACCAAATGTGCAAAGCTATGGGAGTTTGATTAGTGGGTTTGTTAAAGGTGGGAACTTGGTTGTTGCTATGGAAGTGTTCGACGAAATGTTTGAGAGAAAAGTGATCCCTGatgttatgtgttataatatattaattgatGGGTTTTTCAAAAATAGAGATTTTGTGAAGGCAAATGAGGTTTGGGAGAGATTGTTGGAAGATTCTTCGGCTTATCCGAATTCGGTTACTTATAATGTTATGATTAATGGTTTGTGCAAATGTGGAAAGTTTGATGAGTGTTTGAGTATATGGGAAAGGATGAAAAAGAATGAAAGAGAGAAGGATTTGTTTACTTATAGTAGTATGATTCATGGCTTATGTGAGGCAGGGAATATTGATGGTGCTGAGAGAGTTTATAAAGACATGGTTGAAAATGGTGTAATGATTGATGTGGTTACTTATAATGCAATGCTTAATGGGTACTGTAAAGCTAGGAAAATTAAAGACAGTTTTGAGTTGTGGAAATTGATGAAGAAAGAGGGTTGTATAAATGTTGTTAGTTTTAATATATTCATTAGAGGGTTGTTGGAGAATGGGAAGGTAGATGAAGCTCTTTCTCTATGGGGGAACTTGCCTCAAAGAGGTTGCTGTGCTGATGCTTCAACTTATGGAGTTTTGATTCATGGATTGTGTAGAAATGGATACTTAAGAAAAGCTTTGGATATATTGCAAGAGGGTGAACTTGGGGAAGGTAAAGTGGATAGCTTTGGATATTCTTCAATGATTGATGGGTTAGGCAAACAAGGGAGACTAGATGAAGTAGCTGGTTTAATTTGTCAAATGGTCAAGTGTGGTCATAAACTGAATCCTTATGTTTATAATCCCTTGATTCAGGCTTTTATCCAAGCATCCAGACTTGATGATGCAGTTCGATTTTTCAAGGGAGTGGACTCAATGGGTTGTTCTCCTTCTGTTGTTTCATATAATATTCTCATTTCGGGTTTATGTAAAGCAGATAGATTTCGAGAGGcgtattcaatcttgaaggaaATGCTAGAGAAAGGGTGGAAACCGGACATGATTACGTACAGCTCATTGATGAAAGGTCTTTTCCGAGGAAAGAATGTTGAAATGGCACTTGGGTTATGGAACCATGTGCTTGACAAAGCCTTAAAGCCTGATGTAACTATGCATAATATCGTCATTCATGGTCTTTGCTCCGTTGGCAAAGTTGAGGATGCTTTACAGCTCTATTCAAAGATGAGACAAAGGAACTGTGCTACTAACCTCGTAACCTATAATACTATCATGGAAGGGCTTTACAAAACTGGAGAATACGAGAAGGCATCGGAGATCTGGACCCAAATTTCAAGTGATGGACTACAGCCAGATATTATTTCTTATAACATTACTCTCAAGGGGCTTTGTTCTTGTGGTAAGATATTAGATGCAATTGGCTTTTTGGATGATGCTTTAGAGCGTGGAATCCTCCCAACTGTCATTACCTGGAACA contains the following coding sequences:
- the LOC108460642 gene encoding pentatricopeptide repeat-containing protein At3g09060, which gives rise to MTNFPQNLSPKRLLKLLKSETNPYSALALFDSATHHPGYTHSPDVFHHILRRLIDYRLVSHVTRIVQLIESQKCNCPEDVALTVIKAYAKNSMPDKALDSFQRMKQVFGCEPGIRSYNTLLNAFVESHRWDEAESFFKYFETVGMEPNLQTYNILIKVACKKKQFKHAKEILDCMWKTGFQPNVQSYGSLISGFVKGGNLVVAMEVFDEMFERKVIPDVMCYNILIDGFFKNRDFVKANEVWERLLEDSSAYPNSVTYNVMINGLCKCGKFDECLSIWERMKKNEREKDLFTYSSMIHGLCEAGNIDGAERVYKDMVENGVMIDVVTYNAMLNGYCKARKIKDSFELWKLMKKEGCINVVSFNIFIRGLLENGKVDEALSLWGNLPQRGCCADASTYGVLIHGLCRNGYLRKALDILQEGELGEGKVDSFGYSSMIDGLGKQGRLDEVAGLICQMVKCGHKLNPYVYNPLIQAFIQASRLDDAVRFFKGVDSMGCSPSVVSYNILISGLCKADRFREAYSILKEMLEKGWKPDMITYSSLMKGLFRGKNVEMALGLWNHVLDKALKPDVTMHNIVIHGLCSVGKVEDALQLYSKMRQRNCATNLVTYNTIMEGLYKTGEYEKASEIWTQISSDGLQPDIISYNITLKGLCSCGKILDAIGFLDDALERGILPTVITWNILVRAVLTTGFKMAVSI
- the LOC108466334 gene encoding probably inactive leucine-rich repeat receptor-like protein kinase At5g48380, whose product is MQPHFLHSIHSLLFVSCFCTLNLTSMEMAPNTRLVLHAFSWSLLAAISICSQKDIACLKSIRASLDDPHDYFKSSWNFNNTTKVSVCNFVGIECWHADDNEVLNIRLTNMGLKGQFPLGIVKCKRLMRLDLSNNQLSGPIPSNISKLFRFGTAIDISSNRFSGNIPKRIANCTFLNSLNLSNNQLTGFIPPELILLHRMKNFSVANNQLYGPVPLFNLSLSKDSFVGNPGLCGNPLEPCIDHKNSPFKNGFIIGYSVSVVSVITIFMFYFVPCMHRNERNKLLRHFILNLIWNRTRKVNMTQNSHQTSQMVLPDILHETSRETSMLVELVSRMSYSDLYEVTNEFSGENIIGHGQMGTTYKATSSSGCLLAIKRLFDTQKFDEHFITELKTLGRLRHDNLVPLLGFCIESKEKLLVYKYMSNGNLYDLLHPLEKRRTIGWPLRLKIAYGVAKGLVWLHQNCNYKVIHLDICSRCILLDQNFEPKISNFSEAMLMKSNNRYWSSSFDMDSEFWESSFVKEDVYRFGILVLELISRKEPSELTDLARSGDESIGKWVVDDVKSSGFVDGGLVGHGFDVEIFEILRVAWNCVQPNPDERPAMLQVHKIMNGFSKKYAYPL